From the Prochlorococcus sp. MIT 1223 genome, the window GAAAAAATGCCCAAAAAGATGTAAAAAGACTAAATGAAAGAAAATTATCAAGTTGTGCCAATCTCAAAAGGTGAACTTTCGAATGAGCTTTTCTACTAAAGGATCAAAAAAATTGGTATCCTCTCTATCTAATATCAGTTATTGATGGCTTACTCTGAAATAAAAGTAATTGCAGGTGGTCTTGCTCACATACCAATAATAATTGGTTTTTTTTATTTCATACAGAACAAAGTATTCGCTAGGAAAACTGAAATTTCAAAAGCCTCAAACACAAAAACTGAAAGGACTACCACCACTAGTAAAAAGGATTTAAATTCATCACCAACGACCTCTAACTCTTCAAAGAAGTTAGAAAAATCTAAGCCCGCAGAAATCTCAAAGAAGTCTGTTGAAAAACCTTTAAATCCAAAGACTTCTAATGAAAACTCAAGCTCTCCTAGCCAGGAATCTTCCTACAAGGAATCTCCATCTTCAAACAAGTTGGATCAATAGGCATTATTTAAGTTAACTTCATTTAAAAAATCCCATGTATATCACTTTCGCATCATTGCTAAGCACTCCAGCTCCTACAGCAGTTTTAGCTGGTATTGGTTCTATTTTACTTTTTGCAATTGTAGGGCTCGTTGTTGGTCCTGACTATGATGGAATGAATGCTCCAGCCATAAAAACAAAAAAACAAGTAAATAAATCTCAAGAGAAAGAAACAGTTTCCAAAAATTCATTATCCAAAGAAGATTCAGTATCTAAGCCAATCAAGAAAAAACCACATGCTGACGTACCCATAAATACTTACAAACCAAAAGCACCTTTCTTAGGTACTGTCACTGAGAACTACACAGCCCTAAAAGAAGGAGCAATTGGAAAAGTCCAACACATTACATTTGATCTATCAGATTCAGATCCTTTTCTAAATTATGTGGAAGGTCAAAGCATTGGAATAATTCCTGCAGGTGAAGATAATAAAGGTAAACCGCATAAACCAAGGCTATATTCAATAGCCAGTACAAGGCATGGTGATAATTTCGCTGGCAATACAGTTTCCTTGTGTGTTCGCCAACTTCAATATGAAAAAGATGGTGAAACTATTAACGGGGTTTGTTCTACTTATCTTTGCAATCTTTCAAAAGGAGACAAAGTAAAGATCAGTGGTCCAGTTGGGAAGGAGATGCTTCTTCCTGAAGAAGAAGATTCGAACATTATTATGTTTGCCACTGGAACAGGCATTGCTCCAATGAGAGCCTATCTACGTAAAATGTTTGAACCAATGGAAAGAGAAAAAAATAATTGGAACTTCAAAGGTAAAGCCTGGTTATTTATGGGAGCACCAAAAACAGCAAATCTTCTATACAACGATGACTTTGAACATTACAAAAAGCAATTCCCTGAAAACTTAATTTATACAAAAGCTATAAGCAGAGAGCAAAACAATTCGAAGGGGGGAAGGATGTATATACAAGACAGGGTGTTAGAGCACTCTGAAGAAATATTCAATATGATTGAAAATCCAAAAACACATATTTACTTATGTGGATTGAAAGGTATGGAACCTGGAATAGATGAAGCCATGACTACTGCTGCAGCGGCCAAAGGACTTAACTGGTCAGAACTAAGGCCTCAACTAAGGAAAGCTGGTAGATGGCATGCTGAGACTTACTAAAGAAGCAATGAATTTAGGAAGAATTTGATTTCAATCAACCAAAATTAAATTTTGGGCATCCGAGAATAAAATGTAGCTATATAGCCAATAGCTCTTTGAATTGTTAGAAAGATAGGTTCCATCGGCTGATGGTTAATTACTAAATGAATACGCCGATAACAAATCCTCTTAGAGTTGGGCTAAGGCAAGAAAGAGTTATTTCTCCACAATGCCTAGTTATTTTTGGAGCAAGCGGAGATCTAACCCATAGGAAATTAGTGCCGGCCTTATTCGAGCTTTATAAACAACGCAGATTGCCCAGTGAATTTGCAGTGCTTGGTTGTGCACGCAGACCATGGACTGATAATGAATTTAGATTAAAAATGGCAATTACTTTAAAAGAAAAGATTGAAGAAAGTCCATTAGATTGGGAAGAATTCTCCTCTAAGCTCTTTTATGAACCTGTAGATCTACAAAAACCAGAGGATGTTGTAAATCTTGGGCAAAGACTAGAAGGAATAGACAGATTGCAAGCCACACATGGAAATAGAACTTTCTATCTTTCAGTAGCTCCTAAGTTTTATGGGCCTGGATGTAAAGCACTTTCTTCTGCAGGCCTATTAAATGATCCCAAGAGGAGCAGAGTCGTTATCGAGAAACCTTTTGGAAGAGACTACAGCAGTGCTAGAGCTCTTAATCAACTAGTACAAGGCTGCTGCCAAGAAAGCCAAGTTTTTAGAATCGATCACTATCTAGGCAAGGAAACAGTTCAAAATATTCTTGTAATGAGATTTGCTAACACAATTTTTGAGCCCATTTGGAATCGAAATTATATTTCAAGTGTTCAAATTACAAGTTCAGAGACGGTTGGAGTTGAAGATAGAGCTGGGTATTACGAAAGCTCAGGAGCCTTGAGAGATATGGTTCAAAATCATATGACTCAAATGCTCGCTCTTACCGCTATGGAACCACCTGGACATTTTGACCCGGAGGCCATTCGAAATGAAAAAGCAAAAGTACTACATGCAACAAGATTGGCTGATGAGTTAAAGCCTTGGAATTGCTGTGTTCGAGGTCAATATGCAAAGGGTGGCAATCAAAAAAACCCTTTACGTGGATATAGAGAAGAGCCTGGAGTAGATCCAAGCAGCACAACAGAGACTTATGTTGCAATGAAAGTCTTTATTAATAATTGGAGATGGCAAGGAGTACCTTTTTTTATACGCACAGGGAAGAGACTCGCAAAGCGATTAAGTGAAGTTGTGCTTACTTTTAGGGAAGCACCAGTACATCTATTCGACTCCGCAGGAGGAAGTCCTACTTCAAATCAATTAATTCTGAGAATTCAACCTAATGAAGGTGCTGAATTTAAATTCGAAGTAAAATCTCCTGGATCTGGAATGAAAAGCAGGCCAGTTGAAATGGAATTTTCATATGATCAGTCCTTTGGAGAGCCTTCCGATGAAGGTTATGTAAGGCTTTTAGCGGACGCAATGCTTGGAGACCCAACTCTTTTTACCAGAAGTGATGAAGTAGAAGCTGCATGGCGACTCTATACGCCTCTATTGGAATTAATTGAAGATGTTCCATGGCAATTGCCTGTTCACCAATATGAATCACGAACTTGGGGACCAGCAGAAGCAGATGCTCTTCTTGCTAGAGACCGACTTCTTTGGCGAAGGCCATAACTCAAAGCCTTATTCATAATTTCATAAATCCATGTCACCACAATTAACTGTCCAAACTCCACTTCAACTACCGCCTTCAGAAATCCCGAGTTATCTAGATCAACTTTGGTCACATGATGAGATTGGGAAACAAGGAGCCAATACTTTTACGTTACTCGTATGGCAACCTGCATGGATGGAGCAAAAACTAATTAGGAGCGGAAAAGTTAAAGGACCTATCCTTGGCAATCAACGTATTGAGATAATAGAAGCAGCACGAAACATAATAATTAAAGAAAATCTTCCTCATAGCACCTGTCCCTTAGATATAAGCGTTTATAACTCACTCTCAAAAAATGAATCAAAAGAAAAAGCAGAAGATTTAAGAGGACAATATATTGACAAAGCTATTAGCGAGTTACAACCAAGAAGATTAATTACTCTTGCTCCAACATTAGATAATGACATAGCATTAGAAACTCTTGTTGCAGCTTATTGTCCACTCCCTGAAGATGGTGATGGAAACTCTGCTTGTGGAGATGTTGTTGTTCTTCGTGGTAACAATAAATCTTTAAATAATGGACTTGGAATTCTCAAAGACTTAATACCAGAGGAACTGCCATCATGGCTTTGGTGGAACGGAAGTCTTGATGAAGCACCAGATCTTCTACAGAAATTAGCTTTATCAAACCGTAGACTAATAATTGATAGTGCTCTTGGTAAACCCACAAGATGCCTTGAGTTACTTAATCAGAAATTAAATAATGGTCAGGCCGTTAATGATTTAAATTGGCTAAGGTTAAGGGGGTGGAGAGAAACTTTAGCAATGGTATTTGACCCTCTCGATCGGAGGGCATCTCTTACAGGAGTAGTTAATTTAGATATTGATATCGAAGGCAAGCATCCGGTTCAAGGTCTCTTGTTAGCCTCATGGATATCTGATCGTCTTGGATGGGAACTAAAGGATTGCACTACAAATAACAACAATCTAATTGAAGCAAGCTTTTCGAGAAAAGATGGTAATACAGTTAATTTTCGCCTCATGCCTTTACCTATTGGGAATCCAAGCATTCATCCAGGTCAAATAGTTGGATTAAGGCTGATTTGCAAGAGCGAGCAAAACAGTCAAAAAGACATTTGTGTAATACTTGCATCCGAATCTGGTGAGTGCATGAGATTAGAAGCCGGTGGGATGGCTAGCATGGAACTCATTGAAGAAGTAGTGCCAAATCAACATGATTCTGTCGAGATGGATGTTGCTCGTCTACTTGGTAGTAGTCGTGGAACATCAAGTCCACTTCTTGAAGCAGCAACACCCATCGCCTTTAACATGCTGAAATCAAGTAAGTTATGTAAATAGATTATTTAAGATTTCTGAAATAATAGAAAGAATATGGCATGTATTATCTCTGCTCCATCTACCGGAAGTGGAAAAACCATTCTTAGTCTCCTTCTTTCTGCTTGGGCAACACATAATGGACATAAAATTCAAACATTTAAGGTTGGACCAGATTATTTAGATTCTCAACTCCTTACAGCAGTATCTAAGCAGCCTTGTAGGAACCTAGATCCAATTCTATGTAACAGGTCATGGGTAAATCAAAGCTTCTATAATTTTGCAGGGCTATCCCAGCTATCCCTGATTGAAGGAGTTATGGGATTATTTGACGGAATTGGATCTACCAAAAATGGCAGTACCGCAGATGTAGCAAAACAACTTAACCTACCAATAGTCTTAACAATTAATGCAAATGGGCAAGCCGCTTCTATAGCTGCGTTAATAAAAGGATTTAGAGATGAAGACCCCAATATAAAATTAGCAGGAGTTGTACTCAATAAAGTAAATACTGAACGACATAAGGATTTATTAATAGAAGTTTTAGACTCAATAAACGTAAAAATGCTGGGACATCTTCCTGACTCTCAACATCTCAACTTACCTAGTAGACATTTAGGTCTTAAACCTGCACATGAAATACAAGATTTAGAGGCACGCATTAATTATTGGGTAAAACTAGCAGATGAATATTTAGATATAAGAGCCTTTGAAGAAATCCTTAAAGCACCTAGACAAATTAATAACAATTCTTTTTTCGAGCAATCACTCAATAGAATTAGCAAAACAGCTATAAAACAATATCCAATAGCCATAGCCAATGATAAAGCTTTTCACTTTCGATATCCTGAGACAATTGAATTTTTAGAAGCTTCAGGGATACAGATACTTAATTGGATGCCAACAGAAGATCAACCCCTGCCCAAGGAAGCCAAAGGGTTAATTATTCCAGGAGGATTTCCTGAAAAATATGCTGAACAAATAAGTAAAGCAAAGCAAAGCAAAGGTTCTATTAAATCAATTTTCGGGAAATATCCTATTTATGCCGAGTGTGGTGGCATGCTACTTCTGGGAGATTCTCTTTCAGATATAAACGGAAAGAATCATCCTATGACAGGTTTATTGCCTTTCAATGCGCAAAAAGGTCATCTAAGTATTGGATATAGAAA encodes:
- a CDS encoding FAD-binding oxidoreductase; translation: MNAPAIKTKKQVNKSQEKETVSKNSLSKEDSVSKPIKKKPHADVPINTYKPKAPFLGTVTENYTALKEGAIGKVQHITFDLSDSDPFLNYVEGQSIGIIPAGEDNKGKPHKPRLYSIASTRHGDNFAGNTVSLCVRQLQYEKDGETINGVCSTYLCNLSKGDKVKISGPVGKEMLLPEEEDSNIIMFATGTGIAPMRAYLRKMFEPMEREKNNWNFKGKAWLFMGAPKTANLLYNDDFEHYKKQFPENLIYTKAISREQNNSKGGRMYIQDRVLEHSEEIFNMIENPKTHIYLCGLKGMEPGIDEAMTTAAAAKGLNWSELRPQLRKAGRWHAETY
- the zwf gene encoding glucose-6-phosphate dehydrogenase; amino-acid sequence: MNTPITNPLRVGLRQERVISPQCLVIFGASGDLTHRKLVPALFELYKQRRLPSEFAVLGCARRPWTDNEFRLKMAITLKEKIEESPLDWEEFSSKLFYEPVDLQKPEDVVNLGQRLEGIDRLQATHGNRTFYLSVAPKFYGPGCKALSSAGLLNDPKRSRVVIEKPFGRDYSSARALNQLVQGCCQESQVFRIDHYLGKETVQNILVMRFANTIFEPIWNRNYISSVQITSSETVGVEDRAGYYESSGALRDMVQNHMTQMLALTAMEPPGHFDPEAIRNEKAKVLHATRLADELKPWNCCVRGQYAKGGNQKNPLRGYREEPGVDPSSTTETYVAMKVFINNWRWQGVPFFIRTGKRLAKRLSEVVLTFREAPVHLFDSAGGSPTSNQLILRIQPNEGAEFKFEVKSPGSGMKSRPVEMEFSYDQSFGEPSDEGYVRLLADAMLGDPTLFTRSDEVEAAWRLYTPLLELIEDVPWQLPVHQYESRTWGPAEADALLARDRLLWRRP
- a CDS encoding glucose-6-phosphate dehydrogenase assembly protein OpcA, which codes for MSPQLTVQTPLQLPPSEIPSYLDQLWSHDEIGKQGANTFTLLVWQPAWMEQKLIRSGKVKGPILGNQRIEIIEAARNIIIKENLPHSTCPLDISVYNSLSKNESKEKAEDLRGQYIDKAISELQPRRLITLAPTLDNDIALETLVAAYCPLPEDGDGNSACGDVVVLRGNNKSLNNGLGILKDLIPEELPSWLWWNGSLDEAPDLLQKLALSNRRLIIDSALGKPTRCLELLNQKLNNGQAVNDLNWLRLRGWRETLAMVFDPLDRRASLTGVVNLDIDIEGKHPVQGLLLASWISDRLGWELKDCTTNNNNLIEASFSRKDGNTVNFRLMPLPIGNPSIHPGQIVGLRLICKSEQNSQKDICVILASESGECMRLEAGGMASMELIEEVVPNQHDSVEMDVARLLGSSRGTSSPLLEAATPIAFNMLKSSKLCK
- a CDS encoding cobyrinate a,c-diamide synthase, translating into MACIISAPSTGSGKTILSLLLSAWATHNGHKIQTFKVGPDYLDSQLLTAVSKQPCRNLDPILCNRSWVNQSFYNFAGLSQLSLIEGVMGLFDGIGSTKNGSTADVAKQLNLPIVLTINANGQAASIAALIKGFRDEDPNIKLAGVVLNKVNTERHKDLLIEVLDSINVKMLGHLPDSQHLNLPSRHLGLKPAHEIQDLEARINYWVKLADEYLDIRAFEEILKAPRQINNNSFFEQSLNRISKTAIKQYPIAIANDKAFHFRYPETIEFLEASGIQILNWMPTEDQPLPKEAKGLIIPGGFPEKYAEQISKAKQSKGSIKSIFGKYPIYAECGGMLLLGDSLSDINGKNHPMTGLLPFNAQKGHLSIGYRKIHSLRDTIILKGKDHLIGHEFHYWQIKQTLRKASNMSTFDFPWELEGWNMARRKEGWCNEYLHASWIHLHWPSSPNVLTHWLNSIIRADSNP